The region GGGACCGGCCAGGGGACCTGGGTGCCGAAGAGCGCCAACGGAGTGACGGGCACGTGCAGGCCTTCCCGCTCCAGCAGATCGTAGGCCACGAACGCCGTGCCCCGGCCGAACGGCCAGATGTAAGGATTCGGCGCCCGGGGGTCGACCCGCCCGCGCCCCTGCAGCGAAACGACGGCCCGGCCTCGGCGCATGTAATCTTCGCAGCGCTCGACCGCCTCGCGCTTGCCGCTGAGCAGGTAGACGGGGATCGTCCCGATGCGGGCGATGTTGGAAGTGATGAAATCGACGACCAGAAACTTGTACGGGTTGAGGAGGAAGTCCAGCATCAGCCCGGCCCGGCCCATGTGGCGCTTGAGATGTTTGCGGACCAGCGAGGCGAACTCGGACCGGGTGAAGATCTGGGCGTTGGCGTTGAAGAACAGGGGCCGAACCGCGGTCAGGAACAGGGTCGCCACATCCTTGTAAGAGCCGATGTGGTTGCCGATCATGATGTTGGGCCCGCGGCGAACGAGGTTGTCGCCGCCGATGACCTCAATCTTCTTGCCGGCCACGCCGATCCGGCAGATGCGCTCGATCTTGGGAAGGAAGCGCCGGTACTCGGCCTCGTGATCGAAATCCGGGCGCGGGCGTTGCATGGCAGCTTCTAGGTCCAGCCTATTCTAAGCAGAAGCCGCGTTATTGTAAATCGACACCTTATTTTTCGCCCTTTTCCAGGGCCAGATCGAACTTCTCCCTGGCCTTTTTGATCCTCTCCTGCTCCAAGGTGGCCGTGGCCTCGAACTTGGTGGCCATCCCGTCGCGCTTTTCCTTCTCCTTGGCCAGCAGGTCGTCGAGGGATTCCTTTTTCTTGGCCGGCTTCTCCGTCTTGAGGACTTTGCGGCCCTCCCCATCGACCCAGAGCACGGTCCGGCAATGGGGGCAGGTAATCTCGAAAACTTTATCGCTCATACGCCCCAATCTACCAGAACCGGTGGACCGGGGCAATAAACCCGCTCGATACCCCGGGCTGAAGCCCGGGGTATTAGAAGGGTTAATACTGAGCGGCGCTTATGACCCCGATTTAAAAATCGGGCTTTCGGCGCCGCGAACATACGCATCCGAGGCCGGGAAAGCCCGGCCGCCTAGGGCTTGCCGTCGGCTTGGGCCTCGGCTTCGGCGACGCCGTGGCGTTTGATCAGCTTGAACAGGCCCTGACGGGACAGCCCGACGCGCTCCGCCGTGCGGGCTTTATTGAAATCGCAGCGCTCCAGGGCCTGGCGCAGGAAGCGCCGCACGAACTCGGATTTGGCCTCGGCGTAAGTCGAGGCGGGCGCGGCGGACCCCGTTTCTTGGCGCGGATCAAGCTTAGGCGAGAGGTGTTCCGGCCGCACGATGCCGTCATCGCCGCACAGGATGACCGCCCGCTGGACCTCGTTCTGGAGCTCTCGCACGTTGCCCGGCCAGGCATATTGGAACAACAGATCCACGGTCCGGGGGGCGAACCCGACCTTGGGCCGGCCCATCTCCAAGGCGTATCGCTCGGCGAAGCGGTCCAGCAGAAAGAGGAGGTCCGGCCGACGTTCACGAAGCGGCGGCACTTCGATGACGATGATCTTGAGCCGGTAGTAGAGGTCCTCGCGGAAGCGGCCGCGGGCGATCTCCTTCTCCAGGTCTCTATTCGTGGCGCTGAGGAAGCGGGCCTCCACGCGGCGGGTCCGGGTCTCGCCCACCCGCCGGAGCTCCCGTTCCTGCAGGACGCGCAGCAGCTTCGCCTGCAGGGCGGGCGACAGGTCGCCGATCTCGTCCAGGAAAAAGGTCCCGCCGCCGGCTTCCTCGATCAGGCCGGGCTTGTCCCGCATGGCGCCGGTGAATGCGCCCCGGACATGGCCGAAGAGCTCCGATTCCAGCAGGTGCTCGGGGATGGCCGAGCAATTGACGGCGACGAAGGGCTTGTCGGCCCGCCCACCGCGGCCGTGGATCTCCCGGGCAATGAGCTCCTTGCCTGTGCCGCTCTCGCCCACGATCAGGATCGGGGCATCCAGGTCCCGGACCTTGTCGATGAGGGCCAGGATGCGGGCGAACGATTCGCTCGTCCCGGCCAGGATTCCGTTTCCGTTCCGCATGGACCGCCGCCATTTCGCCCTCGCCGCAGGCCTTCGAAACGCCCGCGACAAAAGAGGAGACGCTTAGGCGGAGGGATTTTCTCACTCAGCCGGCAGAAGGCGGCTAACGCTTCCCGCCCAGAATCCCGCCTAAGACGCCGCGGATGATCGAGCGGCCGATCTGGCTGCCCATGGATCGGACCGCGCTCTTGGCCATGGACTCCATCATCGTCTCCCGCGGCCGGCCCGCCGGGCGGGGGGCGCGCGGCGCTTCGTAGGGAGTCTCCGAGGCCGGGGGATATTCGCGCGGCGTTCTCGCCGGCGCCGGGATCGGTTGGGACGGCAGCGGCGGGGCCGCGGGCGCCGTCCTCTGTTCGGCCCGGGCCCGGAGTACCTCGAAGGCCGATTCGCGGTCGATGGCCTTCTCATAATGCCCATAGAGGACGGATCCCTGAATGAGACCGCGCCGGATATCGGAAGCGATCGGCCCGATCTGGCTCCAGGGCGGACGGATGAAGGCCCGCTCGACGACGCCGGGCTGGCCTTTCTCGTCCAGGAAGGAGACCAGGGCCTCGCCTACGGCCAGCTCCCCGATGGCCTTCTCGGCGTCGAGCTTGGGGTTGGTCCGCAGGGTTTCGGCCGCAACGCGGACGGCCTTTTGGTCCCGCGGCGTGAAAGCCCGCAGGGCATGCTGGATGCGATTGCCCATCTGGCCCAGGATGATATCCGGGATGTCGAGCGGGCTCTGGGTGACGAAAAAGACGCCGACGCCCTTGGACCGGATCAGCCGAACGACCTGCTCGATCCGCTGCAGCAGCGCCTCGGGCGCGTCGGCAAAGAGCAGGTGCGCTTCGTCGAAGAAGAAGACGAGCTTCGGCTTGTCCAGATCCCCCACCTCGGGCAGGCGCTCGTAAAGCTCGGACAGGAGCCAGAGCAGGAACGTGGCATAGAGCTTGGGCTGAAGCAGCAGCCTGTCGGCAGCGAGAATGTTGACCAGCCCCTTCCCCTGGCGGTCGGTTTGGAGGAAGTCCTCGATGTCCAGGGCCGGCTCGCCGAAGAGCTTATCCCCGCCCTGCGTCTCGAGATCGAGGAGGGCCCGCTGAATGGCCCCGACCGAAGCCGCGGAAACCCGGCCCAGCCGGGCCGAGATATCGGTCGCGTTTTCCGAGACGTGATTCAGCATCTCCCGCAGGTCCTTGACGTCGAGGAGCAGGAGCCCGTCGTCGTCGGCCACCCGGAAGACCACGTTCAGCACGCCCGCCTGGACCTCATTCAGGTTGAAGATCCGGCTGAGCAGGAGCGGCCCCATCTCGCTCATCGTCGTCCGGACGGGATGGCCCTGGACGCCGTCGATATCCCACAGCGTCACCGGGCTCGCCTGGAACGGAAAGTTCTTCAGCCCCAGCTTTTTAAGCCGCTCGTCGACTTTCGGGTTCGCCCCGCCCGGCCGGGAGATCCCGGACAAGTCGCCTTTGACGTCGGCCATGAAGACCGGGACTCCGGCCGCGCTTAAGCTCTCGGCGAGGACTTGGAGCGAAACGGTTTTGCCCGTGCCGGTGGCTCCCGTGATCAGGCCGTGCCGGTTGGTCATACGGGGGAGCAGATAGAGGTCCTTGGGGCCTTGGGCGATGAGGAGTCCTTCGCTTGGGTTCATGGGGGTTCCTTTCACCATATATATAACCCAACGGGGCGCCGCATGAAAGAGGCCGCACTCGTCCGGGCGGCATTCCGGCCCTTAACTTCCGCGCCGCCGAGGGGGTATACTGCCATATGAAATGGACGAGCAGGAGAACGTCTTGATCGACCGGGTCCTGGCCGGGGACGCGGCGGCTTTCGAGCCGCTCGTGACGCCGTACCGGGGGGCCCTCCTGGGCCTGGCGGCCCGGATCGTCCGCGATCCTGAAGACGCCAAGGAAGTCTCGCAGGAGGCGCTGCTTCGCGCCTTCCGCTATCTCCGTAGCTTCGATCGGTCCCTCGGCTTCCGGAACTGGCTCTATCAGATCGCCGTCAACACGGCCCGTTCCTTCCAAAAAAAACGCCTGGAGCGGGACATCGGCTTGGGCTACGCGGCCCCCGATCTCATCGGACGCCGACCGGCCGAGAGCCCCGAGGCCGGGCACGAGCGGGCCGTTTTCCGGGTCCGGCTGATGGCCTGCTTGGACGGCTTATCCGCCCGCGAGCGCGAAGTTTTCCTGCTGCGCGACATCGAGGATCTCAATGTCGAGGAGACGGCCCGGGTCGTCGGCTCATCGGCCATCTCGGTCCGGGTGCATCTCAGCGCCGCCCGCCGCAAGGTCCGGGCCCGCTACCTGGAGCTCAATCCCCCGACGGACGGGAGCCGGTCATGAAGCGCCGCGGCCGGATGGAATACGCTGCCGCCCGGCGCGATCTCCGTCATTGGGCCGCCGGCGCTTTGCGGCCGGAGTGGACCGAGGACGAATGGCGGGAGTTGCTCAGCCGAGCCGTCCGCCAAGCACCGGAGCCCGCCGTTCCCGAACGGGCGGCTCCTCTCGGACGGCCCGTCTGGGCCGCCGCCGCGATGCTGGCCGCGCTTGTGAGCGGCGCCTTGTTTCTGTCCCTTGGACCGCGGCCGGCCGCCCCGATCCTCCCGGACAGCCGGGCCGGCGAGATGCTGCCGGCCGATCCCAAGGCGCTTGTGTCCCCGCTTTTCGCCCCGAATCCGCTCCTCTCGCATCCGCCCGAAAACCCGCCCGTCTGGATCATGCTTCGTCCCGGGCCGGGGCCGACCGTCTTTTTGTTTCTTCCCCGCCCTTCCGGCCCGTCCAATCGACGCTGATCAGCCCGTGATTCGTTCCAATATGCGGACCCGCTTGGCAACGTCGCGGTAAGTACCGTTCCAAGTCTGCACCCGGCGGAAATGCCGCAGGGCGTCGACGTTCTCGTTGAGGTCCTCCAGAATCTCCGCCCGATCGAAAGTCAGGGCGAAGTCTGCATCCGTCCCCTGTCCGGCCCGGCGCAAGGCTTCGTCGATCCAGCGCAGCGCCTCCCAATGGTTCTTGCGACGACGAAAGGCCTGGGCGATCAAGGCATAGCAATCGATCGTCCGGGTCGGGTCCTCCGCGGCCAGCTTGAACTCGGCCACGGCTTCGTCGAGCAGGCCCTGCTCCAGAAAAGCCAGCCCGAGGTTATAGCGGGTCTCGTAGTCGGCTCGATCGAGCTTCCTCTCCACCTGCCGCTGGAACTCGGCCACGATCTCGTTCAGATCCTTCTCGATCACGGCCGTCCGGTCCTTGATCTGGCGGAAGGACTCGGCCTCGATGGCCTCCAGCTCCTCCCGAATCTTGGCCGTCAGGTCGGGATAAACGATCCTGCTCGCCGGGCTCACCGGATTGGCCGCCAGATCCGTCCCGCCGAAGATCTCCTCCAGCGAAACTGTGTCGGATACGATTTTTTCGGGCAGGGAGAGGGCCGGGGGCGGGGCCCCGGTCCGGCTCCGGCGCTCATCCTCGGCCGCCAGGCGGCTTACGAGGGCGGCCAAATCCTCGGCGCCGGGCGGCGGCGGCTCGGCCGGCAGGGCGCTCAGCTTGTCCTTGATCCGGGGATCGTCGGGATAGAGGAGGCGGAGGTTTTCCAAAATGCGGTGGGCGTTGCGGATCAAGCCCTGCTCGACGAAGAGGTCCGCCTTGGTCAGGTTCGTCAGGATGATCTCCCGGTCCTTGGCGGGCCAAGCGGCGGCCCGTTCCGGCAAGTCCTCGCCGGCCTCCTGGCCCCCCACATCCTTGATCGTCTTCCACTCTTTTTTAAGGGCCCCGTCTTCCGGTCTCAGGTCGAGCAGCTCGCGGACCGTCCGTCGGCGGATGTCTTCGCGGCCCTGGCGGCGGGCTTCCTCGTTGAGTAGCCGGAGGACCGCTTCCAGATGCTCGATCCGCCCGCCCCGACGAAACACGGAGGCCAGCTTGTCCAGGCTGGGGAGATGGGAGGGATGGGACAACAGGATGAGCCCGAGCAGACCGGCCGCCCGGTCCTCTTTGGCCCGGTTGAGCAAGGACGCGACGAGCGGCTCGTAAAGCGTGAAGGCCGCGTCGGGGCGCCCGGAGCGAAGCTCGATGATCCCCATCTTGGCCCGGGCGTCCGCCCGGTCGGGGTCCTCCTCCAGGAGGCGCTGAAAGACGTCCTTGGCCTTGGCGTCCATCCGCCCTTCCAGGTAGAGATCGCCGAGGAGAGCCACGAGCCCCGGCTGGGGGCCGTGCCGACGAATGCTCTCCTCGATCAGCTTGACGGCTTCCTCCATCCGCTGGCCCCGCTTCAGCACCCGAGCCAAGTTGGCCAGGGTCCGGGCTTCCCCGTCCTTGATCCGCAGGGCCTCCCGCAGGACGCGCTCGGCCTCGGCCGCATCGCCGCGGGCGAGATAGACGTCGGCCGTCTCGTTGAGCTCGGCCGCCGCTCGATCGAACAAGCCCGCCGCGGCCAGAAAGCCCGCCAACCGCAGCCTGGCCTCGACGTCCGAGCGATCCAGCCGGGCCAGCTTCTCGGCCAGGGCGATCCGGTCCTTGGCGTCGTCGTCGCCCAGGCGATCCAGAGCCCGGGCGTATTCGCCCTTGGCCTCGCCCAAGAAGCCCAGCCGGCTGTAGAGATCGCCCAGCTTGACGATGATGGAGGCGTCGGCCGGAGCCAGCTTGTAGATGCGCTTGGCCAGGGCCAGCGCCTGGGGGTAGGAGCCGTGCGCCTCCAACGCCTCGACGTTGGCCCGGAAGACACGGACGGCGCGCTCTTCGCGCCCGAGCTGGACGCAGAGATCGCCGATGATGTTGCGGATGGGGATATCCTGGGCCGTGCCGTCCAGGATCTTTTCGTACTCGGTGACCGCTTCGCCCAACCGGCCGGCCTTGACCAGGCGCTCCGCGGCCTCGGCCGGTCGGGGGTGGTCGCTCTTGCCGTTCATTCGAACAACGTCCGCTCCGATTGTAGTGTAAAGCTCCGGCGGTGAAAAGGGGTCGGGCCGAGGAGGTCCAGGGCCCGGTAATGGTCAGCCGTGCCGTAGCCCTTGTGCCGGGCCAGGCCGTAGCCGGAATAGAGGCGGCCGCAGAAGACGAGCAGGGCGTCGCGCAGGACCTTGGCCACAATCGAGGCGGCCGCAATCGAGGTCGAGATCCGGTCGCCCTGCGGAACGGCGCGCTGGGGAAAACCGGCCTCCCGGAGCGGAACGCCGTCGACCAGAACCAGGTCGGGCCGGATGGGAAGCGCGGCCACGGCCCGCCGCATGGCGGCGTGCGAGGCATGGAAGACGTTGAGGCGGTCGACTTCGCCGCTGGGGCTGACGCCGATGCCCACTGCGGCCGCGGCGACGATGCGGCGGACAAGGATCGAGCGGGCTTTCGGCGACAGGCGCTTGGAGTCGTCGGTCCGGGCCAACCAGTCGGGGGGCTCGGCCAGGATCAGAGCGAGAGGGAAGACGACGGCCGCGGCCACGACCGGGCCGCACAGCGCACCGCGGCCGACTTCGTCCACACCGGCCATGATCCGGCGGCCGTCGCCGGCGCCGGATCGCTCCAGGGAGAAGTCCGCCACGGCAGGATCGTCCGCGGCGGCCGGGTCAGCGCTGGTCGCCGCGCAGGCGGGCCGCCTTGCCCTTGAGGGCCCGCAAGTAATAGAGCTTGGCCCGGCGGACTTTGGTCTGGCGGACGACCTCGATCTTCTTGATCGACCGGGAGTGCATCGGAAAGATGCGCTCGACTCCCACGCCGAAGGAGATCTTGCGGACGGTGAAGGAGGAGTTCATCCCGGCGCCGCGCATGGCAATGATGTCGCCGAGGAAGATCTGGACCCGTTCCTTGTCGCCTTCCTTGATCAGGACGTGGACCTTGACGGTGTCCCCGACGGCGAAGGGGGTGAGGTCCTTCCGCATATACTTCTCTTCGACCATCTGCATCGTGTTCATGTTTCGTTCCTTTCCTTGCGGCCGGGGGCCAGAATATGTCGTTCTTCGGTCGTCAGGGGTTGGCGCGTCAGGAGGTCGGGACGGCGGCGGGCCGTCTTCTCCAGCGCTTTCCGCCGACGCCAGGTCTCGATTTTCTTATGATCGCCGGAGAACAGGACGGCGGGGACGGAGTGCCCGCGGAAAGTCCGGGGCCGGGTGTAATGCGGGAAATCCAGCCGGCTCCCGATGAACGAATCGTGCCGGACCGAAGCCGCCTTGCCGACGACCCCGGGCACGAAGCGCGACACCGAGTCCACCACGGCCATGGCCGGAATCTCGCCCCCGGTCAGGACATAGTCGCCGATGGAGATCTCCTCCGTGGCCAAGTGCTCGCCGACGCGCTCGTCGACACCTTCGTACCGTCCGCAGATCAGGACGATCTGGTCCCGGGCGGCCATCTCCTCGGCCAGGCGGCCGTCGAAGGTCCGGCCCTGGGGCGAGAGGAGGTAGATGGGTGTCGCGGCCGAGGTGCGAACGGCCTCGACGGCGGCGAAAAGGGGCTCGGGCTTGAAGACCATCCCTTCCTCGCCGCCGAACGGCCGGTCGTCGACCTGGCGGTGCTTGTCCGTCGTATAGTCGCGCAAATCGTGCACCTTGACCTCGATCAGCCCTTTCTGGATCGCTTTCCGGACGACTCCCTCGGAGAAAACGCCCGAAAACATCTCGGGGAAGATCGTGATTATATCAAATCTCATTCAAGTCCCATAGGCCGTCCGGCGGATCGATCACGATCCGCTTGGCGGCGGTTTCGATCACCGGGCAAACGGCGGAGGCCAGGGGCACCAAGGCCTCGCGGCCGTCGGCCCGCTGGACGACGAGGACGGCCGCGCCGCCGGCTTCCATGACCTCGGCAACGACGCCCCAGGCCTCGCCGCCGGAGGTCGCCACCCGGCAACCGACCAGGTCGGCGATATAGTGGCGGTCGGCCGCCGGGCTCGGCATGGCTTCTTCGGGGACGACGATCTCACAGCCGGCCAGGGCTTCAGCCTGCCCGATCGAGTCCACCCCGCGAAGCTTGAGAACCGAGCCTCCCGGCCGTTGGGTCAGGGATTCGACCCGGTATTCCCGGTCGATCCCCCGGCGCCTCAGGAAAACGGCAAAAAAAAAGCCTCGGGCAGGTTCGTCTCGTCCAGGCGGATCTTCAGCTCGCCCGCCCGCCCCTGGCTGCGCAGAACCGCCCCGATGATCTTCAAATCAGCCTTTCTCGATGATCTCGAGGTTGAAACGGCGCTTGGTCTTCATGCCCGCCGCGCCCAGGATGATGCGGATGGCCCGGGCGGTCCGGCCCTGCTTGCCGATGACCTTGCCGAGGTCCTCGGGAGCCACCTTCAGCTCGAGGATGGTCGTCTGCTCGCCGTCGAGAATGGAAACGGCGACTTTCTCGGGCTGATCGACGAGAGCTTTGGCGATAAGTTCGACGAGCTCCTTCACGGTGACCTCCTAAGGGTGCGAAACGGAATTAGGCTTTTTTAGCCTTCTTCAGGGCTTTCGTCAGGAGGGACTGGACGGTCTCGGAGGGCTTGGCGCCCTTGGCGATCCAGGCCTGGGCCTTGGCCACGTCGATCTTCACTTCGGCCGGTTCGGTCGTCGGATTATAGGTTCCGATATACTCCTTGGCCCTGCTCTCGCGGGGCCGCTCGGAGTCCACCACCACGATCCGATAGGCGGGCCGGTTCTTGGAGCCGATACGAGTCAAACGCATAGACATCATGGGTAGTTAATCCATTCAATTGAAATAGGTTAGAGATAATAGCGAAAAACGCCTCTCAAGTCAACGAAAAAAAAGGTCTTCTGAAGCCTTGCGATCGCCAATATTTTCAGGCAGATAGAGCGGCGCTTTGACATTCCCGGGCCGAATTGATA is a window of Candidatus Aminicenantes bacterium DNA encoding:
- the trmD gene encoding tRNA (guanosine(37)-N1)-methyltransferase TrmD, translated to MRFDIITIFPEMFSGVFSEGVVRKAIQKGLIEVKVHDLRDYTTDKHRQVDDRPFGGEEGMVFKPEPLFAAVEAVRTSAATPIYLLSPQGRTFDGRLAEEMAARDQIVLICGRYEGVDERVGEHLATEEISIGDYVLTGGEIPAMAVVDSVSRFVPGVVGKAASVRHDSFIGSRLDFPHYTRPRTFRGHSVPAVLFSGDHKKIETWRRRKALEKTARRRPDLLTRQPLTTEERHILAPGRKERNET
- a CDS encoding KH domain-containing protein, whose amino-acid sequence is MKELVELIAKALVDQPEKVAVSILDGEQTTILELKVAPEDLGKVIGKQGRTARAIRIILGAAGMKTKRRFNLEIIEKG
- a CDS encoding tetratricopeptide repeat protein; translation: MNGKSDHPRPAEAAERLVKAGRLGEAVTEYEKILDGTAQDIPIRNIIGDLCVQLGREERAVRVFRANVEALEAHGSYPQALALAKRIYKLAPADASIIVKLGDLYSRLGFLGEAKGEYARALDRLGDDDAKDRIALAEKLARLDRSDVEARLRLAGFLAAAGLFDRAAAELNETADVYLARGDAAEAERVLREALRIKDGEARTLANLARVLKRGQRMEEAVKLIEESIRRHGPQPGLVALLGDLYLEGRMDAKAKDVFQRLLEEDPDRADARAKMGIIELRSGRPDAAFTLYEPLVASLLNRAKEDRAAGLLGLILLSHPSHLPSLDKLASVFRRGGRIEHLEAVLRLLNEEARRQGREDIRRRTVRELLDLRPEDGALKKEWKTIKDVGGQEAGEDLPERAAAWPAKDREIILTNLTKADLFVEQGLIRNAHRILENLRLLYPDDPRIKDKLSALPAEPPPPGAEDLAALVSRLAAEDERRSRTGAPPPALSLPEKIVSDTVSLEEIFGGTDLAANPVSPASRIVYPDLTAKIREELEAIEAESFRQIKDRTAVIEKDLNEIVAEFQRQVERKLDRADYETRYNLGLAFLEQGLLDEAVAEFKLAAEDPTRTIDCYALIAQAFRRRKNHWEALRWIDEALRRAGQGTDADFALTFDRAEILEDLNENVDALRHFRRVQTWNGTYRDVAKRVRILERITG
- a CDS encoding sigma-54 dependent transcriptional regulator, coding for MRNGNGILAGTSESFARILALIDKVRDLDAPILIVGESGTGKELIAREIHGRGGRADKPFVAVNCSAIPEHLLESELFGHVRGAFTGAMRDKPGLIEEAGGGTFFLDEIGDLSPALQAKLLRVLQERELRRVGETRTRRVEARFLSATNRDLEKEIARGRFREDLYYRLKIIVIEVPPLRERRPDLLFLLDRFAERYALEMGRPKVGFAPRTVDLLFQYAWPGNVRELQNEVQRAVILCGDDGIVRPEHLSPKLDPRQETGSAAPASTYAEAKSEFVRRFLRQALERCDFNKARTAERVGLSRQGLFKLIKRHGVAEAEAQADGKP
- the rimM gene encoding ribosome maturation factor RimM (Essential for efficient processing of 16S rRNA) — encoded protein: MDREYRVESLTQRPGGSVLKLRGVDSIGQAEALAGCEIVVPEEAMPSPAADRHYIADLVGCRVATSGGEAWGVVAEVMEAGGAAVLVVQRADGREALVPLASAVCPVIETAAKRIVIDPPDGLWDLNEI
- a CDS encoding RNA polymerase sigma factor; its protein translation is MIDRVLAGDAAAFEPLVTPYRGALLGLAARIVRDPEDAKEVSQEALLRAFRYLRSFDRSLGFRNWLYQIAVNTARSFQKKRLERDIGLGYAAPDLIGRRPAESPEAGHERAVFRVRLMACLDGLSAREREVFLLRDIEDLNVEETARVVGSSAISVRVHLSAARRKVRARYLELNPPTDGSRS
- the rpsP gene encoding 30S ribosomal protein S16 — protein: MMSMRLTRIGSKNRPAYRIVVVDSERPRESRAKEYIGTYNPTTEPAEVKIDVAKAQAWIAKGAKPSETVQSLLTKALKKAKKA
- a CDS encoding ribonuclease HII, whose translation is MADFSLERSGAGDGRRIMAGVDEVGRGALCGPVVAAAVVFPLALILAEPPDWLARTDDSKRLSPKARSILVRRIVAAAAVGIGVSPSGEVDRLNVFHASHAAMRRAVAALPIRPDLVLVDGVPLREAGFPQRAVPQGDRISTSIAAASIVAKVLRDALLVFCGRLYSGYGLARHKGYGTADHYRALDLLGPTPFHRRSFTLQSERTLFE
- the rplS gene encoding 50S ribosomal protein L19 — protein: MNTMQMVEEKYMRKDLTPFAVGDTVKVHVLIKEGDKERVQIFLGDIIAMRGAGMNSSFTVRKISFGVGVERIFPMHSRSIKKIEVVRQTKVRRAKLYYLRALKGKAARLRGDQR
- a CDS encoding DUF853 family protein; amino-acid sequence: MNPSEGLLIAQGPKDLYLLPRMTNRHGLITGATGTGKTVSLQVLAESLSAAGVPVFMADVKGDLSGISRPGGANPKVDERLKKLGLKNFPFQASPVTLWDIDGVQGHPVRTTMSEMGPLLLSRIFNLNEVQAGVLNVVFRVADDDGLLLLDVKDLREMLNHVSENATDISARLGRVSAASVGAIQRALLDLETQGGDKLFGEPALDIEDFLQTDRQGKGLVNILAADRLLLQPKLYATFLLWLLSELYERLPEVGDLDKPKLVFFFDEAHLLFADAPEALLQRIEQVVRLIRSKGVGVFFVTQSPLDIPDIILGQMGNRIQHALRAFTPRDQKAVRVAAETLRTNPKLDAEKAIGELAVGEALVSFLDEKGQPGVVERAFIRPPWSQIGPIASDIRRGLIQGSVLYGHYEKAIDRESAFEVLRARAEQRTAPAAPPLPSQPIPAPARTPREYPPASETPYEAPRAPRPAGRPRETMMESMAKSAVRSMGSQIGRSIIRGVLGGILGGKR